From Salvia splendens isolate huo1 chromosome 3, SspV2, whole genome shotgun sequence, a single genomic window includes:
- the LOC121794534 gene encoding ATP-dependent DNA helicase Q-like 5 isoform X1 yields the protein MESDSDSGASHISATPPNSPPRAPAPTRSASRRAALLSSSKSRTKTSISTSTTARTFLQPVISRKKSNPLPQAVPEPDPPRSSPPITPLLSNLPFQIKKGNLQNGKGASDGLLHGGHCASKFASFLKARDKNLNFEADNAIEMKSRTSVESATPVEAVKKEVIGEDSMVKRMRKNLGVIGGSSSDTVIDKKVKCGSEGNFVKLNINGYGRKKFKFKNKRTGFSSSSSSKYRKNFRRSKGSEKGRGGGGEENCVFDEEGLVVDIGMGQKTLSVDAGSIEEAVMRVRDEASDENLLKLLKLTHGYDSFRDGQLEAIKMVLSGKSTMLVLPTGAGKSLCYQLPALALPGITLVVSPLVALMIDQLKHLPPVIRGGLLCSSQTMEEASETLRLLQEGSIKVLFVSPERFLNADFISIFYGSSVLSTVVVDEAHCVSEWSHNFRPSYMRLRASLLRGKLSAGCILAMTATATNKTLCDVMHALEIPPTNLIQSTKLRENLHLSVSTSGNRMKDLMALLKSSPFSNIKSTIVYCKFQSETDMISKYLCDNNISARSYHSGIPAKDRSRVQDLFCSNKIKVVVATVAFGMGLDKSDVGAVIHYSLPESLEEYVQEIGRAGRDGRLSYCHLLFDDATYIKLRSLMYSDGVDEYTVNKLLCQIFTSDTPSGEETCSIVKESACRKFDMKEEVILTILTQLELGEVRYVKLFPQINVTCVLNFHQTPPPVLAARDVAVAAILKKSEMKDGQYVFNIPSVANNIRMQASELLNHLQNLKMKREITYELKDQAFCYKILGVPNDICSLAAQLTKWLGEVETCKVRKLDMVYNASVFAAKVCDKALGCNNDEHTPCLQRKIQEYFSGDCDADTHIQMDQNSRFLRADTKVFLQSNAQAKFTPRAIARIFHGLGSPAFPSATWSRTHFWGRYANVEFRAIMEAAKEELVNFVGKNVT from the exons ATGGAGTCCGATTCAGACTCCGGTGCCTCTCACATCTCCGCCACACCGCCTAATTCTCCACCACGTGCTCCGGCCCCTACGCGGTCAGCGTCACGCCGCGCTGCTCTTCTCTCCTCTTCCAAATCAAGAACCAAAACCTCTATCTCCACCTCAACCACTGCAAGAACATTTCTTCAGCCCGTAATCTCCAGGAaaaaatcaaacccacttcCACAGGCGGTCCCGGAACCGGATCCTCCACGATCCAGCCCGCCAATCACTCCTCTCCTCTCCAATCTGCCATTCCAAATTAAGAAAGGCAACCTACAAAATGGCAAGGGTGCCTCTGATGGACTCCTTCATGGTGGCCACTGTGCTTCCAAGTTTGCGTCTTTCTTGAAAGCTCGGGATAAGAATCTCAACTTTGAGGCCGATAATGCAATTGAGATGAAAAGTAGGACTTCGGTTGAAAGTGCTACTCCCGTAGAGGCAGTAAAAAAGGAGGTCATTGGGGAGGATTCGATGGTGAAAAGAATGCGGAAAAATCTTGGTGTGATTGGAGGTAGTAGTTCTGATACTGTTATAGACAAAAAGGTTAAATGTGGCAGTGAAGGGAATTTTGTGAAGCTTAATATCAACGGCTATGGCAGGAAAAAGTTCAAGTTTAAGAATAAGAGGACTGGTTTTAGTTCTTCTTCATCCAGTAAGTATCGGAAAAATTTTAGACGAAGCAAGGGAAGTGAGAAAGgtagaggaggaggaggagaagaaaattgtgtttttgATGAAGAGGGATTGGTGGTGGATATTGGAATGGGGCAGAAAACGTTGAGTGTTGATGCTGGATCAATTGAAGAGGCTGTGATGAGGGTGAGAGACGAGGCATCGGATGAGAATCTGCTGAAGCTGTTGAAGCTGACACATGGTTATGACTCATTTAGGGATGGCCAGTTAGAGGCTATAAAGATGGTACTTTCTGGGAAGTCCACTATGCTGGTCTTGCCGACTGGCGCAGGCAAGTCCTTGTGTTACCAGTTACCGGCATTGGCGTTGCCAGGGATCACACTTGTGGTCAGCCCTTTAGTAGCTTTGATGATTGATCAGCTTAAGCATCTGCCTCCAGTGATTCGAGGTGGCCTCTTGTGCAGCAGTCAG ACAATGGAAGAGGCTTCAGAAACACTCCGGTTGCTGCAAGAAGGTTCTATTAAG GTCCTTTTTGTTTCGCCAGAGAGGTTTTTAAATGCGGATTTTATTTCCATCTTTTATGGCTCTTCGGTGTTATCTACTGTTGTTGTTGATGAGGCCCATTGTGTTTCAGAGTG GTCACACAACTTTCGACCTTCATATATGAGGCTTAGAGCCTCTTTGCTGCGTGGTAAGCTTAGTGCTGGATGCATTCTTGCAATGACTGCAACTGCAACAAATAAAACCTTGTGTGATGTGATGCATGCTTTAGAGATTCCCCCTACAAACCTTATCCAGTCTACCAAGTTGAGGGAAAATCTGCATCTGTCAGTTTCTACAAGTGGGAATAG GATGAAAGATTTGATGGCGCTGCTTAAATCTTCTCctttttcaaatattaaaaGCACCATTGTTTACTGCAAATTCCAG TCTGAAACTGACATGATAAGCAAGTATCTTTGTGATAACAATATCTCAGCAAGG AGTTACCATAGTGGTATTCCTGCAAAAGATAGGAGTCGTGTACAGGATTTGTTCTGTTCAAACAAGATTAAAGtg GTTGTTGCAACTGTAGCATTCGGGATGGGACTTGATAAAAGTGATGTTGGAGCT GTGATTCATTATAGTTTACCTGAAAGCTTGGAAGAGTATGTTCAG GAAATTGGTCGTGCTGGGCGTGATGGTAGATTATCTTATTGTCACCTTCTCTTTGATGATGCCACATATATCAAACTTCGTAGTTTAATGTACAG TGATGGTGTAGATGAATATACTGTCAACAAGTTACTCTGTCAAATTTTCACAAGTGACACACCTTCTGGGGAAGAAACGTGTTCGATAGTCAAAGAATCAGCATGTCGTAAATTTGACATGAAAGAAGAG GTAATTTTAACCATTCTGACGCAGTTGGAGTTGGGTGAAGTACGTTATGTGAAATTGTTTCCGCAAATAAATGTAACTTGTGTCTTAAATTTCCACCAG ACTCCACCACCAGTACTTGCAGCTAGAGATGTTGCAGTTGCTGCAATTTTAAAAAA GTCTGAGATGAAAGATGGGCAGTATGTGTTTAACATTCCTTCTGTTGCAAATAACATTAGAATGCAAGCTTCTGAGCTGTTAAATCACTTGCAGAATCTAAAG atgaagagggaaataacatATGAATTGAAGGATCAAgcattttgttataaaattttgggggtACCAAACGATATTTGCTCTTTGGCAGCTCAGCTAACTAAGTGGCTTGGGGAGGTTGAAACTTGTAAG GTACGGAAGCTAGACATGGTGTATAATGCTTCAGTCTTTGCCGCAAAAGTTTGTGACAAAGCTCTCGGTTGCAACAATGACGAACATACACCTTGTTTGCAAAGGAAGATTCAGGAGTACTTCAGTGGGGACTGTGATGCTGATACACATATTCAGATGGATCAAAACAG TAGATTTTTGCGAGCAGATACAAAG GTTTTTCTCCAAAGCAACGCACAGGCAAAATTCACACCCAGAGCGATTGCAAGGATTTTTCATGGACTTGGCAGTCCAGCCTTTCCTTCTGCTACTTGGTCAAGAACTCATTTCTG GGGACGATATGCAAATGTGGAGTTCAGGGCAATAATGGAGGCAGCAAAGGAAGAACTCGTGAATTTTGTGGGGAAGAACGTGACATAA
- the LOC121794534 gene encoding ATP-dependent DNA helicase Q-like 5 isoform X3 — MESDSDSGASHISATPPNSPPRAPAPTRSASRRAALLSSSKSRTKTSISTSTTARTFLQPVISRKKSNPLPQAVPEPDPPRSSPPITPLLSNLPFQIKKGNLQNGKGASDGLLHGGHCASKFASFLKARDKNLNFEADNAIEMKSRTSVESATPVEAVKKEVIGEDSMVKRMRKNLGVIGGSSSDTVIDKKVKCGSEGNFVKLNINGYGRKKFKFKNKRTGFSSSSSSKYRKNFRRSKGSEKGRGGGGEENCVFDEEGLVVDIGMGQKTLSVDAGSIEEAVMRVRDEASDENLLKLLKLTHGYDSFRDGQLEAIKMVLSGKSTMLVLPTGAGKSLCYQLPALALPGITLVVSPLVALMIDQLKHLPPVIRGGLLCSSQTMEEASETLRLLQEGSIKVLFVSPERFLNADFISIFYGSSVLSTVVVDEAHCVSEWSHNFRPSYMRLRASLLRGKLSAGCILAMTATATNKTLCDVMHALEIPPTNLIQSTKLRENLHLSVSTSGNRMKDLMALLKSSPFSNIKSTIVYCKFQSETDMISKYLCDNNISARSYHSGIPAKDRSRVQDLFCSNKIKVVVATVAFGMGLDKSDVGAVIHYSLPESLEEYVQEIGRAGRDGRLSYCHLLFDDATYIKLRSLMYSDGVDEYTVNKLLCQIFTSDTPSGEETCSIVKESACRKFDMKEETPPPVLAARDVAVAAILKKSEMKDGQYVFNIPSVANNIRMQASELLNHLQNLKMKREITYELKDQAFCYKILGVPNDICSLAAQLTKWLGEVETCKVRKLDMVYNASVFAAKVCDKALGCNNDEHTPCLQRKIQEYFSGDCDADTHIQMDQNSRFLRADTKVFLQSNAQAKFTPRAIARIFHGLGSPAFPSATWSRTHFWGRYANVEFRAIMEAAKEELVNFVGKNVT; from the exons ATGGAGTCCGATTCAGACTCCGGTGCCTCTCACATCTCCGCCACACCGCCTAATTCTCCACCACGTGCTCCGGCCCCTACGCGGTCAGCGTCACGCCGCGCTGCTCTTCTCTCCTCTTCCAAATCAAGAACCAAAACCTCTATCTCCACCTCAACCACTGCAAGAACATTTCTTCAGCCCGTAATCTCCAGGAaaaaatcaaacccacttcCACAGGCGGTCCCGGAACCGGATCCTCCACGATCCAGCCCGCCAATCACTCCTCTCCTCTCCAATCTGCCATTCCAAATTAAGAAAGGCAACCTACAAAATGGCAAGGGTGCCTCTGATGGACTCCTTCATGGTGGCCACTGTGCTTCCAAGTTTGCGTCTTTCTTGAAAGCTCGGGATAAGAATCTCAACTTTGAGGCCGATAATGCAATTGAGATGAAAAGTAGGACTTCGGTTGAAAGTGCTACTCCCGTAGAGGCAGTAAAAAAGGAGGTCATTGGGGAGGATTCGATGGTGAAAAGAATGCGGAAAAATCTTGGTGTGATTGGAGGTAGTAGTTCTGATACTGTTATAGACAAAAAGGTTAAATGTGGCAGTGAAGGGAATTTTGTGAAGCTTAATATCAACGGCTATGGCAGGAAAAAGTTCAAGTTTAAGAATAAGAGGACTGGTTTTAGTTCTTCTTCATCCAGTAAGTATCGGAAAAATTTTAGACGAAGCAAGGGAAGTGAGAAAGgtagaggaggaggaggagaagaaaattgtgtttttgATGAAGAGGGATTGGTGGTGGATATTGGAATGGGGCAGAAAACGTTGAGTGTTGATGCTGGATCAATTGAAGAGGCTGTGATGAGGGTGAGAGACGAGGCATCGGATGAGAATCTGCTGAAGCTGTTGAAGCTGACACATGGTTATGACTCATTTAGGGATGGCCAGTTAGAGGCTATAAAGATGGTACTTTCTGGGAAGTCCACTATGCTGGTCTTGCCGACTGGCGCAGGCAAGTCCTTGTGTTACCAGTTACCGGCATTGGCGTTGCCAGGGATCACACTTGTGGTCAGCCCTTTAGTAGCTTTGATGATTGATCAGCTTAAGCATCTGCCTCCAGTGATTCGAGGTGGCCTCTTGTGCAGCAGTCAG ACAATGGAAGAGGCTTCAGAAACACTCCGGTTGCTGCAAGAAGGTTCTATTAAG GTCCTTTTTGTTTCGCCAGAGAGGTTTTTAAATGCGGATTTTATTTCCATCTTTTATGGCTCTTCGGTGTTATCTACTGTTGTTGTTGATGAGGCCCATTGTGTTTCAGAGTG GTCACACAACTTTCGACCTTCATATATGAGGCTTAGAGCCTCTTTGCTGCGTGGTAAGCTTAGTGCTGGATGCATTCTTGCAATGACTGCAACTGCAACAAATAAAACCTTGTGTGATGTGATGCATGCTTTAGAGATTCCCCCTACAAACCTTATCCAGTCTACCAAGTTGAGGGAAAATCTGCATCTGTCAGTTTCTACAAGTGGGAATAG GATGAAAGATTTGATGGCGCTGCTTAAATCTTCTCctttttcaaatattaaaaGCACCATTGTTTACTGCAAATTCCAG TCTGAAACTGACATGATAAGCAAGTATCTTTGTGATAACAATATCTCAGCAAGG AGTTACCATAGTGGTATTCCTGCAAAAGATAGGAGTCGTGTACAGGATTTGTTCTGTTCAAACAAGATTAAAGtg GTTGTTGCAACTGTAGCATTCGGGATGGGACTTGATAAAAGTGATGTTGGAGCT GTGATTCATTATAGTTTACCTGAAAGCTTGGAAGAGTATGTTCAG GAAATTGGTCGTGCTGGGCGTGATGGTAGATTATCTTATTGTCACCTTCTCTTTGATGATGCCACATATATCAAACTTCGTAGTTTAATGTACAG TGATGGTGTAGATGAATATACTGTCAACAAGTTACTCTGTCAAATTTTCACAAGTGACACACCTTCTGGGGAAGAAACGTGTTCGATAGTCAAAGAATCAGCATGTCGTAAATTTGACATGAAAGAAGAG ACTCCACCACCAGTACTTGCAGCTAGAGATGTTGCAGTTGCTGCAATTTTAAAAAA GTCTGAGATGAAAGATGGGCAGTATGTGTTTAACATTCCTTCTGTTGCAAATAACATTAGAATGCAAGCTTCTGAGCTGTTAAATCACTTGCAGAATCTAAAG atgaagagggaaataacatATGAATTGAAGGATCAAgcattttgttataaaattttgggggtACCAAACGATATTTGCTCTTTGGCAGCTCAGCTAACTAAGTGGCTTGGGGAGGTTGAAACTTGTAAG GTACGGAAGCTAGACATGGTGTATAATGCTTCAGTCTTTGCCGCAAAAGTTTGTGACAAAGCTCTCGGTTGCAACAATGACGAACATACACCTTGTTTGCAAAGGAAGATTCAGGAGTACTTCAGTGGGGACTGTGATGCTGATACACATATTCAGATGGATCAAAACAG TAGATTTTTGCGAGCAGATACAAAG GTTTTTCTCCAAAGCAACGCACAGGCAAAATTCACACCCAGAGCGATTGCAAGGATTTTTCATGGACTTGGCAGTCCAGCCTTTCCTTCTGCTACTTGGTCAAGAACTCATTTCTG GGGACGATATGCAAATGTGGAGTTCAGGGCAATAATGGAGGCAGCAAAGGAAGAACTCGTGAATTTTGTGGGGAAGAACGTGACATAA
- the LOC121794534 gene encoding ATP-dependent DNA helicase Q-like 5 isoform X2 encodes MESDSDSGASHISATPPNSPPRAPAPTRSASRRAALLSSSKSRTKTSISTSTTARTFLQPVISRKKSNPLPQAVPEPDPPRSSPPITPLLSNLPFQIKKGNLQNGKGASDGLLHGGHCASKFASFLKARDKNLNFEADNAIEMKSRTSVESATPVEAVKKEVIGEDSMVKRMRKNLGVIGGSSSDTVIDKKVKCGSEGNFVKLNINGYGRKKFKFKNKRTGFSSSSSSKYRKNFRRSKGSEKGRGGGGEENCVFDEEGLVVDIGMGQKTLSVDAGSIEEAVMRVRDEASDENLLKLLKLTHGYDSFRDGQLEAIKMVLSGKSTMLVLPTGAGKSLCYQLPALALPGITLVVSPLVALMIDQLKHLPPVIRGGLLCSSQTMEEASETLRLLQEGSIKVLFVSPERFLNADFISIFYGSSVLSTVVVDEAHCVSEWSHNFRPSYMRLRASLLREIPPTNLIQSTKLRENLHLSVSTSGNRMKDLMALLKSSPFSNIKSTIVYCKFQSETDMISKYLCDNNISARSYHSGIPAKDRSRVQDLFCSNKIKVVVATVAFGMGLDKSDVGAVIHYSLPESLEEYVQEIGRAGRDGRLSYCHLLFDDATYIKLRSLMYSDGVDEYTVNKLLCQIFTSDTPSGEETCSIVKESACRKFDMKEEVILTILTQLELGEVRYVKLFPQINVTCVLNFHQTPPPVLAARDVAVAAILKKSEMKDGQYVFNIPSVANNIRMQASELLNHLQNLKMKREITYELKDQAFCYKILGVPNDICSLAAQLTKWLGEVETCKVRKLDMVYNASVFAAKVCDKALGCNNDEHTPCLQRKIQEYFSGDCDADTHIQMDQNSRFLRADTKVFLQSNAQAKFTPRAIARIFHGLGSPAFPSATWSRTHFWGRYANVEFRAIMEAAKEELVNFVGKNVT; translated from the exons ATGGAGTCCGATTCAGACTCCGGTGCCTCTCACATCTCCGCCACACCGCCTAATTCTCCACCACGTGCTCCGGCCCCTACGCGGTCAGCGTCACGCCGCGCTGCTCTTCTCTCCTCTTCCAAATCAAGAACCAAAACCTCTATCTCCACCTCAACCACTGCAAGAACATTTCTTCAGCCCGTAATCTCCAGGAaaaaatcaaacccacttcCACAGGCGGTCCCGGAACCGGATCCTCCACGATCCAGCCCGCCAATCACTCCTCTCCTCTCCAATCTGCCATTCCAAATTAAGAAAGGCAACCTACAAAATGGCAAGGGTGCCTCTGATGGACTCCTTCATGGTGGCCACTGTGCTTCCAAGTTTGCGTCTTTCTTGAAAGCTCGGGATAAGAATCTCAACTTTGAGGCCGATAATGCAATTGAGATGAAAAGTAGGACTTCGGTTGAAAGTGCTACTCCCGTAGAGGCAGTAAAAAAGGAGGTCATTGGGGAGGATTCGATGGTGAAAAGAATGCGGAAAAATCTTGGTGTGATTGGAGGTAGTAGTTCTGATACTGTTATAGACAAAAAGGTTAAATGTGGCAGTGAAGGGAATTTTGTGAAGCTTAATATCAACGGCTATGGCAGGAAAAAGTTCAAGTTTAAGAATAAGAGGACTGGTTTTAGTTCTTCTTCATCCAGTAAGTATCGGAAAAATTTTAGACGAAGCAAGGGAAGTGAGAAAGgtagaggaggaggaggagaagaaaattgtgtttttgATGAAGAGGGATTGGTGGTGGATATTGGAATGGGGCAGAAAACGTTGAGTGTTGATGCTGGATCAATTGAAGAGGCTGTGATGAGGGTGAGAGACGAGGCATCGGATGAGAATCTGCTGAAGCTGTTGAAGCTGACACATGGTTATGACTCATTTAGGGATGGCCAGTTAGAGGCTATAAAGATGGTACTTTCTGGGAAGTCCACTATGCTGGTCTTGCCGACTGGCGCAGGCAAGTCCTTGTGTTACCAGTTACCGGCATTGGCGTTGCCAGGGATCACACTTGTGGTCAGCCCTTTAGTAGCTTTGATGATTGATCAGCTTAAGCATCTGCCTCCAGTGATTCGAGGTGGCCTCTTGTGCAGCAGTCAG ACAATGGAAGAGGCTTCAGAAACACTCCGGTTGCTGCAAGAAGGTTCTATTAAG GTCCTTTTTGTTTCGCCAGAGAGGTTTTTAAATGCGGATTTTATTTCCATCTTTTATGGCTCTTCGGTGTTATCTACTGTTGTTGTTGATGAGGCCCATTGTGTTTCAGAGTG GTCACACAACTTTCGACCTTCATATATGAGGCTTAGAGCCTCTTTGCTGCGTG AGATTCCCCCTACAAACCTTATCCAGTCTACCAAGTTGAGGGAAAATCTGCATCTGTCAGTTTCTACAAGTGGGAATAG GATGAAAGATTTGATGGCGCTGCTTAAATCTTCTCctttttcaaatattaaaaGCACCATTGTTTACTGCAAATTCCAG TCTGAAACTGACATGATAAGCAAGTATCTTTGTGATAACAATATCTCAGCAAGG AGTTACCATAGTGGTATTCCTGCAAAAGATAGGAGTCGTGTACAGGATTTGTTCTGTTCAAACAAGATTAAAGtg GTTGTTGCAACTGTAGCATTCGGGATGGGACTTGATAAAAGTGATGTTGGAGCT GTGATTCATTATAGTTTACCTGAAAGCTTGGAAGAGTATGTTCAG GAAATTGGTCGTGCTGGGCGTGATGGTAGATTATCTTATTGTCACCTTCTCTTTGATGATGCCACATATATCAAACTTCGTAGTTTAATGTACAG TGATGGTGTAGATGAATATACTGTCAACAAGTTACTCTGTCAAATTTTCACAAGTGACACACCTTCTGGGGAAGAAACGTGTTCGATAGTCAAAGAATCAGCATGTCGTAAATTTGACATGAAAGAAGAG GTAATTTTAACCATTCTGACGCAGTTGGAGTTGGGTGAAGTACGTTATGTGAAATTGTTTCCGCAAATAAATGTAACTTGTGTCTTAAATTTCCACCAG ACTCCACCACCAGTACTTGCAGCTAGAGATGTTGCAGTTGCTGCAATTTTAAAAAA GTCTGAGATGAAAGATGGGCAGTATGTGTTTAACATTCCTTCTGTTGCAAATAACATTAGAATGCAAGCTTCTGAGCTGTTAAATCACTTGCAGAATCTAAAG atgaagagggaaataacatATGAATTGAAGGATCAAgcattttgttataaaattttgggggtACCAAACGATATTTGCTCTTTGGCAGCTCAGCTAACTAAGTGGCTTGGGGAGGTTGAAACTTGTAAG GTACGGAAGCTAGACATGGTGTATAATGCTTCAGTCTTTGCCGCAAAAGTTTGTGACAAAGCTCTCGGTTGCAACAATGACGAACATACACCTTGTTTGCAAAGGAAGATTCAGGAGTACTTCAGTGGGGACTGTGATGCTGATACACATATTCAGATGGATCAAAACAG TAGATTTTTGCGAGCAGATACAAAG GTTTTTCTCCAAAGCAACGCACAGGCAAAATTCACACCCAGAGCGATTGCAAGGATTTTTCATGGACTTGGCAGTCCAGCCTTTCCTTCTGCTACTTGGTCAAGAACTCATTTCTG GGGACGATATGCAAATGTGGAGTTCAGGGCAATAATGGAGGCAGCAAAGGAAGAACTCGTGAATTTTGTGGGGAAGAACGTGACATAA
- the LOC121795844 gene encoding B3 domain-containing protein Os03g0212300-like translates to MDASVFNSLLCINVAEEGVYGDSEHSDAPDVETSDDYVPSDTDGGDSSDEEEYVPDPGVLADDGCPTFTVTLDSTNISRSLEIPMAFWRRHIRMISLQDPVYFNVNGDSWFIVLDHSDTKIWVKRGWRRFKIANNIVVGTRCHFKLIDRIDVQFYVWFDRP, encoded by the coding sequence ATGGATGCGTCTGTATTTAATTCATTGCTATGCATTAACGTGGCAGAGGAAGGTGTATACGGCGACTCAGAACACAGTGATGCTCCGGACGTGGAAACGTCCGACGACTATGTGCCCTCGGACACGGATGGGGGCGACTCCTCGGATGAGGAAGAGTATGTGCCGGACCCCGGGGTTTTAGCTGATGATGGTTGCCCGACTTTCACTGTAACTTTGGACAGCACAAACATTTCCCGTTCTCTAGAGATTCCGATGGCGTTTTGGCGTCGCCACATTCGGATGATATCACTTCAAGATCCGGTTTACTTCAACGTGAACGGAGACTCGTGGTTCATTGTTCTGGACCACAGTGACACCAAGATTTGGGTTAAACGTGGATGGCGGCGTTTCAAAATTGCCAACAACATCGTTGTTGGTACGCGCTGCCACTTCAAGCTCATTGATCGGATTGACGTCCAGTTTTATGTGTGGTTTGATCGACCGTAA